In the genome of Triticum urartu cultivar G1812 chromosome 5, Tu2.1, whole genome shotgun sequence, one region contains:
- the LOC125511092 gene encoding zerumbone synthase, which translates to MSAAAGSSSSFSTSALRLEGKVALVTGGASGIGEAIVRLFRQHGAKVCIADVQDEAGQQLCDSLGGDPDVLFVHCDVTVEEDISRAVDVAAEKFGTLDIMVNNAGITGDKVTDIRNLDFADVKKVFDINVHGMLLGMKHAARVMIPSKKGSIVSLASVASVIGGMGPHAYTASKHAVVGLTKSVALELGRHGIRVNCVSPYAVPTALSMPHLPQGEHKGDAVRDFLAFVGSEANLKGVDLLPKDVAEAVLYLASDEGRYISALNLVVDGGFTSVNGNLKAFED; encoded by the coding sequence GTTGGAAGGAAAGGTTGCGCTGGTCACCGGTGGCGCTTCAGGTATCGGCGAAGCCATCGTCCGCCTCTTCAGACAGCACGGCGCCAAGGTTTGCATAGCGGATGTCCAGGATGAAGCCGGTCAGCAGCTCTGCGACTCCCTCGGAGGCGACCCCGATGTCCTGTTCGTCCACTGCGACGTCACTGTGGAGGAGGACATAAGCCGGGCCGTTGATGTGGCGGCCGAGAAGTTTGGCACCCTCGACATCATGGTCAACAATGCCGGCATTACGGGCGACAAGGTCACCGATATCCGGAACCTCGACTTTGCTGATGTCAAGAAGGTGTTCGACATCAACGTGCACGGCATGCTGCTCGGCATGAAACACGCGGCGCGTGTCATGATCCCGAGCAAGAAGGGGTCCATTGTCTCATTGGCGAGCGTTGCTAGCGTGATCGGAGGGATGGGGCCTCATGCTTACACCGCGTCGAAGCACGCGGTGGTGGGTCTCACCAAGAGTGTGGCATTGGAGCTGGGGAGGCACGGCATACGGGTGAACTGCGTGTCGCCGTACGCCGTGCCCACCGCGCTCTCCATGCCGCATTTGCCCCAGGGGGAGCACAAGGGTGATGCAGTGAGGGACTTCCTGGCGTTTGTGGGCAGTGAGGCAAACCTGAAAGGTGTTGATCTGCTGCCTAAGGATGTTGCTGAGGCGGTGCTCTACCTGGCGAGCGACGAAGGGAGGTACATCAGCGCGCTCAACCTCGTGGTCGACGGCGGATTTACATCTGTGAATGGCAACCTGAAAGCGTTTGAGGACTAG